Proteins encoded by one window of Anaerosalibacter sp. Marseille-P3206:
- a CDS encoding calcium/sodium antiporter yields the protein MENLLVFAVFFIGLVIIVKGGDMFVDSAIWIAEKTGIPSMIIGATIVSIATTLPELFVSTVASNQGHSDMAIGNAIGSSICNIAFIIGLCAFIKPIKINRASFSLKGFIMIVCVVVFYVFAFDGVVDFGEGIFLMVIFSIFIMMNIIELKSQNKNIQKNKKSISYNKKEIFVNIIKFVLGALFIVIGAHILVDTGIKISQMLRIPKQVVSLTLLAVGTSLPELVTAIVALIKGESNISVGNIIGANILNLTSVIGASTLVSDHGLLVNRQTLFLDTPFSFLIMILFVLSGFLKGEINRKTGALLLILYIIYLLILF from the coding sequence ATGGAAAACTTATTAGTGTTTGCTGTTTTTTTTATTGGTCTCGTTATTATAGTAAAAGGTGGAGATATGTTTGTGGATTCAGCTATTTGGATAGCTGAAAAAACTGGAATACCCTCAATGATAATAGGAGCAACAATCGTGAGCATTGCAACAACTTTGCCAGAGTTATTTGTATCCACAGTTGCTAGCAATCAAGGTCACTCAGATATGGCTATAGGAAATGCCATAGGTTCAAGTATTTGCAATATTGCTTTTATCATTGGCTTATGTGCATTTATCAAACCAATAAAGATAAATAGAGCTTCATTTAGTTTGAAAGGATTCATAATGATAGTATGTGTTGTAGTATTCTATGTTTTTGCTTTTGATGGAGTTGTAGATTTTGGTGAAGGAATTTTTCTAATGGTAATATTTTCAATATTTATTATGATGAATATAATTGAATTAAAAAGTCAAAATAAAAATATCCAAAAAAACAAAAAATCTATTTCCTATAATAAAAAAGAAATATTTGTAAATATAATCAAATTTGTTCTAGGCGCACTTTTCATTGTCATAGGCGCACATATATTAGTAGATACTGGGATAAAAATATCCCAAATGCTAAGAATACCAAAACAAGTTGTCAGCCTAACACTATTAGCAGTAGGAACTTCACTGCCAGAATTGGTTACAGCAATAGTAGCACTTATCAAAGGAGAATCAAATATATCTGTAGGAAATATCATCGGTGCCAATATATTAAATCTAACAAGTGTTATAGGAGCTTCAACTCTTGTAAGCGATCATGGTCTACTTGTAAATAGGCAAACATTGTTTTTAGATACTCCCTTTTCATTTTTAATAATGATTTTGTTTGTATTAAGTGGTTTTTTAAAAGGAGAGATAAACAGAAAAACAGGAGCTTTGCTACTAATTTTATATATAATATACCTTTTAATATTGTTTTGA
- the ytaF gene encoding sporulation membrane protein YtaF codes for MLESLFIVVAICIDSLAIGIAYGMKKIKIPIKSLFLINFICTGILSIAMFLGNTLKNILPGRLPTIISFLILLFIGIYFLLEGIVNFFIQRNKNKFEIKFSNIKIIIDVVVDCTKADINQSGDIDLMEAFYLGIALSLDSLGIGFGTAMGSINYMQIIVLSFILNIAIIFIGLKIGEKLVSKSKIGFSWISGLILIFLAFFKLKA; via the coding sequence ATGCTAGAATCATTATTTATAGTAGTGGCTATTTGTATAGATTCCTTAGCTATAGGAATTGCTTATGGAATGAAAAAGATAAAAATACCTATAAAATCTCTTTTCTTAATAAATTTTATTTGTACAGGAATATTATCTATAGCTATGTTTTTAGGCAATACACTTAAAAACATACTCCCTGGAAGATTGCCAACTATCATTAGTTTTTTAATACTATTGTTCATAGGAATATATTTCTTGTTAGAAGGCATTGTCAACTTTTTTATCCAAAGAAACAAAAATAAATTCGAAATAAAATTTTCAAATATAAAAATAATTATAGATGTAGTTGTAGACTGTACAAAAGCCGATATAAATCAATCTGGAGATATAGACTTGATGGAAGCTTTTTATCTAGGAATAGCCCTATCTCTAGATTCCCTTGGAATAGGATTTGGAACTGCCATGGGAAGTATAAACTATATGCAAATAATAGTACTATCTTTTATACTCAATATAGCAATTATTTTCATAGGATTAAAAATAGGAGAAAAACTCGTTTCAAAATCTAAAATAGGGTTTTCTTGGATATCAGGATTGATACTAATATTCTTAGCTTTTTTCAAATTGAAAGCATAG
- a CDS encoding IS1182 family transposase, protein MLKGKNNQLSIYSILYNKIPENHTLKLINKAIDLSFVTKLLEVSYNKYYGRPAKDPELMIRLLILQYLYNLSDEKLIEECSLNLAFMWFLGINPDDDLPDSSLLSKFRVHRLNDITLDQIITEIVRQCIEKGIIKDTGISIDATHTEANTFKATPERVIKHLAKKIFKTYEEESGELPKNIDKDIPDYKQIENHKEAKKTMKDYLEKEIEKVENIVNQEENPKTIKVLENAKEILKDPKFIEQRGVRSIVDQEARVGHKSKTERFFGYKTEFMMTTDERIITAVTVKSGEYVDGTNFDKLIELTNQTGLKVEEVFGDKAYFRKPILDKIKEIEAKAYIPISEMSYKIDEEIFSYNKDSDEWFCSQGNITIRKKHRKDKSGKETYKYYFEKEKCRNCSKREECKTGKRVGRILEVGINTPEFYGYSQEQKTDGFKEKYKKRACHEGKNGEMKNHHGLNRARGYGLRSMSTQAKLTAIAVNLKRIASILSSKLSSFLCVLRFNSIFYKKIVV, encoded by the coding sequence ATGCTTAAAGGCAAAAATAATCAATTAAGCATCTACTCAATATTATATAATAAAATACCAGAAAATCATACATTAAAATTAATAAATAAAGCTATAGACTTAAGTTTTGTAACGAAACTACTTGAAGTATCATACAACAAATACTATGGAAGGCCAGCTAAGGACCCTGAACTTATGATTAGACTTTTGATATTACAGTACTTGTACAATTTGTCGGATGAAAAGCTAATTGAAGAATGTTCATTAAACTTAGCATTTATGTGGTTTTTAGGAATAAATCCAGATGACGATTTGCCAGATTCAAGTTTACTATCTAAATTTAGAGTACATAGATTAAATGATATAACATTAGATCAAATAATAACTGAAATTGTAAGACAGTGCATAGAAAAAGGAATAATTAAAGATACTGGTATTAGCATAGATGCAACCCATACAGAAGCTAATACTTTCAAAGCTACTCCTGAAAGAGTAATAAAACACTTAGCAAAGAAAATATTTAAAACTTATGAAGAAGAATCAGGAGAACTACCTAAAAATATAGATAAAGATATTCCAGATTACAAACAAATTGAAAATCATAAAGAAGCAAAGAAAACTATGAAGGATTATCTTGAAAAAGAAATTGAAAAAGTTGAAAACATTGTTAATCAAGAGGAAAATCCTAAAACAATAAAAGTTTTGGAAAATGCAAAAGAAATATTAAAAGATCCAAAATTCATAGAACAAAGAGGAGTTCGATCAATTGTTGACCAAGAAGCAAGAGTCGGACATAAAAGTAAAACAGAACGTTTTTTTGGATATAAAACAGAATTTATGATGACAACTGATGAGAGGATAATAACAGCGGTAACAGTAAAAAGTGGAGAATATGTAGATGGAACAAATTTTGATAAGTTAATAGAATTGACTAATCAAACAGGTTTAAAAGTAGAAGAAGTCTTTGGAGATAAAGCATATTTTAGAAAGCCCATATTAGATAAAATAAAGGAAATAGAAGCAAAGGCATATATCCCAATAAGTGAAATGTCATATAAAATAGATGAAGAAATATTTAGTTACAACAAAGATTCAGATGAATGGTTTTGTAGCCAAGGAAACATAACAATAAGAAAAAAACATAGAAAAGACAAAAGCGGAAAAGAGACATATAAATATTACTTTGAAAAGGAAAAGTGCAGGAATTGTAGTAAAAGAGAAGAGTGCAAAACTGGAAAAAGAGTTGGTAGGATTCTTGAAGTAGGTATAAACACTCCTGAATTTTATGGATACAGCCAAGAACAAAAAACAGATGGATTCAAAGAAAAATACAAAAAAAGAGCTTGCCATGAAGGGAAAAATGGTGAAATGAAAAATCATCATGGATTAAACCGTGCTCGAGGGTACGGTTTAAGAAGCATGTCCACGCAAGCAAAATTAACTGCAATAGCAGTTAATTTAAAGAGGATAGCAAGCATACTATCCTCTAAATTATCTTCATTTTTATGTGTTTTAAGGTTTAATTCAATATTTTATAAAAAAATTGTGGTTTAA
- a CDS encoding PhzF family phenazine biosynthesis protein, producing MQLNIYQVDAFTDVAFGGNPAGVVPDASELSEADMRRVAREMNLAETAFIFPKDKSSFRVRFFTPVCEIDLCGHATIGSFYSLAKKGYITPIDDGIKRIYQETRVGNLLVEIYYKDGEVYKVMMEQGRPKSIGDVSQVDRLLKAMRIDANDVGTSFKEAKPEIISTGLPDIMLPIKDKETLYNIKANYEELEELSHELGILGVHAFSLSDSKSDIVYTRNFAPLVGINEESATGTANGAMLYYLKKNDLLENNEIISVQGETMNRTSHIHCQIEKDGDSFMVKVGGQSIIVIEGIINI from the coding sequence ATGCAACTCAATATATACCAAGTAGATGCTTTTACAGATGTAGCTTTTGGTGGAAATCCAGCTGGAGTTGTTCCTGATGCTAGTGAACTATCAGAAGCAGATATGCGAAGAGTAGCTAGAGAAATGAATCTCGCAGAAACAGCTTTTATTTTTCCAAAAGACAAAAGTAGTTTCAGAGTGAGATTTTTTACACCTGTATGTGAAATAGATTTATGTGGACATGCTACTATAGGTTCATTTTATAGCTTAGCCAAAAAAGGTTATATCACACCAATTGATGATGGTATAAAAAGAATATATCAAGAGACAAGAGTAGGAAATCTTTTAGTTGAAATATACTACAAAGATGGAGAAGTATACAAAGTGATGATGGAGCAAGGCAGACCAAAGTCTATAGGAGATGTAAGTCAAGTAGATAGACTACTAAAAGCCATGCGAATAGATGCAAATGATGTAGGTACAAGTTTCAAAGAAGCAAAACCAGAGATAATATCAACAGGTCTTCCAGATATCATGCTACCTATAAAAGACAAAGAAACCCTTTACAATATAAAAGCTAATTATGAAGAATTAGAAGAATTATCCCATGAGCTGGGGATACTAGGGGTACATGCTTTTAGTCTATCAGATAGCAAATCGGATATAGTGTACACTAGGAACTTTGCACCACTTGTAGGAATAAACGAAGAATCAGCTACTGGTACTGCAAATGGAGCAATGTTATATTATTTAAAGAAAAACGATTTACTTGAAAATAATGAGATAATATCTGTACAAGGTGAAACCATGAATAGAACTAGTCACATTCATTGCCAAATAGAAAAGGATGGTGACAGTTTCATGGTCAAAGTAGGCGGTCAATCAATAATAGTTATTGAAGGCATCATTAACATATAA
- a CDS encoding ParB/RepB/Spo0J family partition protein encodes MAKKRGLGKGLSALIPDEPIEEFLEIGEEKDSITNIDISLIKPNKNQPRKEFDEEGLEELSHSIKSYGIIQPIIVRKVENKYEIVAGERRWKASQLAGLKEVPCLVRDIEDFEAMKLALIENIQREDLNPIEEARAFKELMDKYKLKQEELSQVVGKSRSYIANTLRLLNLDNETLNLVEEGKITSGHGRALLSIKNQKERKRATDEIIGKKLNVRQTEDMAKQIKINKSISSKRKDPIVVELEENLMSYLGTKVKIIYGKDKGKIEIEYYGEEDLERILDAIIEQ; translated from the coding sequence ATGGCCAAAAAGAGAGGACTTGGAAAAGGACTATCTGCATTGATTCCAGATGAACCAATAGAAGAGTTTCTTGAAATTGGGGAAGAAAAAGATTCTATTACAAATATTGATATTTCCCTAATAAAACCAAACAAAAATCAACCTAGAAAAGAGTTTGATGAAGAGGGTCTAGAGGAATTATCTCATTCCATAAAAAGTTATGGAATTATACAGCCAATAATAGTAAGAAAAGTAGAAAACAAATATGAAATAGTAGCTGGAGAAAGAAGGTGGAAAGCCTCACAGTTGGCAGGGCTAAAGGAAGTACCTTGTCTGGTTAGAGATATAGAAGACTTTGAAGCCATGAAGTTGGCACTTATCGAAAACATTCAAAGGGAAGACTTAAATCCAATAGAAGAGGCTAGAGCATTTAAAGAACTAATGGACAAATATAAATTAAAACAAGAAGAATTATCTCAAGTGGTAGGCAAGAGTAGATCTTATATAGCAAATACATTGAGGCTACTAAATCTTGATAATGAAACATTAAACTTAGTAGAAGAAGGAAAAATAACTAGTGGTCATGGCAGAGCATTATTATCTATAAAAAATCAAAAAGAACGAAAAAGAGCAACAGATGAGATAATTGGTAAGAAGTTAAATGTCAGACAGACAGAGGATATGGCCAAACAAATAAAGATAAATAAAAGCATAAGTTCAAAGAGGAAGGATCCAATAGTTGTAGAGTTAGAAGAAAACCTGATGAGTTATTTGGGAACAAAGGTTAAAATCATCTATGGAAAAGACAAAGGTAAAATAGAGATTGAATATTATGGGGAAGAAGACCTAGAAAGAATATTAGATGCCATAATAGAACAATAA
- a CDS encoding ParA family protein encodes MLKTISIFNQKGGVGKSTTTINLGAALGQKNKKVLIIDIDPQGNTTSGLGIDKRTLKTSIYDILINEYNINEIIVETNAESVYLVPSNVELAGAEVELIGLEGRELRLKRALERVEEIYDFILIDCPPSLGILSINALTASESVLVPIQCEYYALEGVSQLVDTIKLVKKSLNPNLDIEGVVLSMFDGRTNLSIQVVDEVKKYFRGKVYTTIIPRNVRLAEAPSHGISVIDYDPKSKGAEAYMDLAEEFLELSEEEI; translated from the coding sequence ATGCTAAAAACAATTTCCATATTCAACCAAAAAGGTGGTGTTGGAAAGAGTACAACAACAATAAACCTTGGTGCAGCATTAGGTCAAAAAAACAAAAAAGTACTAATAATAGATATAGATCCTCAGGGAAATACTACCAGTGGTTTAGGTATAGATAAAAGGACACTAAAGACATCAATATATGATATACTTATTAATGAATACAACATAAATGAAATAATAGTAGAAACTAATGCGGAAAGTGTATACCTAGTACCATCCAATGTTGAATTAGCAGGAGCAGAAGTGGAACTGATAGGCTTAGAAGGTAGAGAGTTGAGATTGAAAAGAGCCTTAGAAAGAGTTGAAGAGATTTATGACTTCATACTTATCGATTGTCCACCATCACTTGGTATTTTGAGTATCAATGCATTGACAGCTTCTGAAAGCGTACTTGTTCCAATACAATGTGAATACTATGCATTGGAAGGAGTAAGCCAATTGGTAGATACCATCAAACTCGTAAAGAAAAGCTTGAATCCTAATTTGGACATAGAAGGTGTAGTACTCAGTATGTTTGATGGAAGGACAAACCTATCTATACAAGTTGTAGATGAAGTAAAGAAATACTTCAGAGGAAAAGTATATACAACTATCATACCTAGAAATGTAAGACTTGCAGAAGCACCTAGTCACGGCATATCCGTAATAGATTATGATCCAAAGTCAAAAGGGGCAGAGGCATATATGGACTTAGCCGAGGAGTTTTTAGAATTATCAGAGGAGGAAATATAG
- the noc gene encoding nucleoid occlusion protein, whose translation MLEGKRDVDNMQSVQAEIKIIPIKSIRPNPYQPRKKFNRRALEELSQSIKTYGLIQPISVRKLCDESYELIAGERRLRASEIADLEEIPAIIVNYKDQDSAMVALIENLQREDLTFVEEAEGYFNLINDHGFTQQELAEKLGKSQSTIANKLRILKLPEDIKELLVENNLSERHARALLRLPDDDLKREVTAKIVKQDLTVNKTEKLIEDILDDLTKDDEEKHSQNIKGLINIKIYLNTLKTAYKAIKDNCETAKYSEKDMGDYVQVTVQIPKK comes from the coding sequence ATGTTAGAAGGGAAGAGGGATGTGGATAATATGCAAAGTGTACAAGCTGAAATAAAAATTATACCTATTAAATCTATACGACCTAATCCTTATCAACCTAGAAAAAAATTTAATAGAAGAGCATTAGAAGAGTTGAGTCAGTCTATTAAGACTTATGGTCTCATTCAGCCCATAAGTGTACGAAAGTTGTGTGATGAAAGTTATGAATTGATAGCGGGTGAAAGAAGATTGAGAGCTTCGGAAATTGCTGATTTAGAGGAAATACCTGCAATAATCGTAAACTATAAGGACCAAGATTCAGCTATGGTGGCATTAATAGAAAACTTACAGAGAGAAGATTTGACTTTTGTAGAAGAGGCAGAAGGATACTTTAATCTAATAAATGATCATGGTTTTACACAACAGGAACTTGCAGAAAAGCTAGGAAAGAGTCAGTCAACAATAGCCAACAAGCTTAGGATATTGAAATTACCTGAAGATATAAAAGAACTTTTAGTGGAAAACAATTTATCTGAACGACATGCTAGGGCTCTTTTAAGACTTCCAGATGATGATCTAAAGAGAGAAGTTACTGCAAAAATAGTCAAACAGGATTTGACTGTAAATAAAACTGAAAAATTAATAGAAGACATTTTAGATGACTTAACAAAGGATGATGAAGAAAAACATAGTCAAAACATAAAAGGACTTATAAATATTAAAATATATTTAAATACACTAAAAACCGCATACAAAGCAATAAAAGACAATTGTGAAACTGCAAAATATAGTGAAAAAGATATGGGAGATTATGTACAAGTTACAGTACAAATTCCAAAAAAATAG
- the rsmG gene encoding 16S rRNA (guanine(527)-N(7))-methyltransferase RsmG, whose translation MINVNTLIDGSKELDIQLTEEQVSKFTLYKELLLEWNQKINITAIDDEEEIDIKHFLDSLTILKIDLFKKGVKVIDIGTGGGFPGLPLKIVEESIDLVLLDSLKKRINFLDEVIKELKLDNVNTIHGRAEDYGQDKKYREKFDIAISRAVASLDVLCEYTLPFVKVGGYFVSMKGKNIDEELEEAKKAIRVLGGEFVDKVLVPVPNSDIVHSLIILKKVSETPTKYPRQAGKPKKNPL comes from the coding sequence ATGATTAATGTAAATACATTAATAGATGGATCAAAGGAATTGGACATCCAACTAACAGAAGAACAGGTGAGTAAGTTTACATTATATAAAGAGCTACTTTTAGAATGGAATCAAAAGATAAATATAACCGCCATAGATGATGAAGAAGAAATAGATATAAAACATTTTTTAGACAGCTTAACAATATTAAAAATAGACCTATTCAAAAAGGGTGTCAAAGTAATAGATATAGGAACAGGTGGTGGGTTTCCAGGATTGCCACTAAAAATAGTAGAAGAAAGTATAGACTTAGTACTATTAGATAGCTTAAAAAAGAGGATTAACTTTTTAGATGAAGTAATCAAAGAACTTAAATTAGATAATGTAAACACAATCCATGGAAGAGCTGAAGACTATGGACAAGATAAAAAGTATAGAGAGAAATTCGATATAGCCATATCTAGAGCAGTAGCTTCCCTAGATGTACTATGCGAATACACATTACCTTTTGTAAAGGTAGGAGGGTATTTCGTATCTATGAAGGGAAAAAATATAGATGAGGAATTAGAAGAGGCAAAAAAAGCAATAAGAGTATTAGGTGGAGAATTTGTAGACAAAGTATTAGTTCCAGTACCCAATAGCGATATAGTACATAGTTTGATAATATTAAAAAAAGTTAGCGAAACTCCGACAAAATACCCTAGACAAGCTGGCAAACCAAAGAAGAATCCGTTGTAA
- the mnmG gene encoding tRNA uridine-5-carboxymethylaminomethyl(34) synthesis enzyme MnmG — MREVKKYIGGDYDIVVIGAGHAGCEAALAGARMGMKTLMLTMTLDSIASMPCNPNIGGTGKGHLVREIDALGGEMALNIDKSFIQSRMLNTSKGPAVHSLRVQADKKKYHREMKKVLEDEENLDLKQGEVVEILVEDNNVSGVVTRTGAVFNAKAVILCTGTYLKGRIYIGEVDFESGPDGLFPSNILSSSLERLGIGLRRFKTGTPARVHRDSIDYSKTTIQPGDEEIIPFSFLNIGKEFDVEQVPCYLTYTTNETHEIIRRNLGRSPMYSGVIEGIGPRYCPSIEDKVVRFSDKDKHQIFIEPEGLDTKEMYVQGMSSTLPEEVQIEMYRTVIGLENVKFMRSAYGIEYDCIDPTILKRTLEYKEINNLFFAGQICGSSGYEEAAAQGLIAGINAVQNLKGEEPFILDRSEAYIGVLIDDLVTKGTNEPYRMMTSRAEYRLTLRQDNADLRLTEKGYKLGLASEQRYNNVLYKREALENELNRLRKTNITPTKENNNYLKQWGSAELKTPNSLYDLIKRPELGYELLAELDPERPELPREIRLLVETEIKYEGYIKKQMAQIEHFKKLEEKKLPDEIDYKDVKGLSNEAMQKLNDIRPDSVGQASRISGVSPADINVLLIYLEQRRRARSGKND; from the coding sequence AGGGCATGCAGGATGTGAAGCAGCACTTGCTGGAGCTAGAATGGGCATGAAAACCCTTATGCTAACTATGACATTAGATTCCATAGCTAGTATGCCTTGTAATCCTAATATTGGAGGTACAGGAAAAGGCCATTTGGTAAGGGAAATAGACGCACTAGGTGGAGAAATGGCTTTAAATATAGACAAATCATTTATACAAAGCAGAATGCTTAATACTTCAAAAGGCCCAGCAGTACACTCATTGAGAGTGCAAGCTGACAAGAAGAAATACCATAGAGAAATGAAAAAGGTATTGGAAGATGAAGAGAACTTGGATTTAAAACAGGGTGAAGTAGTAGAGATATTAGTTGAAGATAATAATGTAAGTGGGGTAGTTACTAGAACTGGTGCAGTATTCAATGCAAAGGCAGTCATACTTTGTACAGGAACTTATCTTAAGGGAAGAATATATATTGGAGAAGTGGATTTTGAAAGTGGCCCAGATGGACTATTCCCATCAAATATACTATCTAGTTCCCTAGAGAGATTAGGCATAGGACTTAGAAGGTTTAAAACAGGAACTCCAGCAAGAGTTCACAGAGACAGTATAGACTATTCAAAGACTACTATTCAACCAGGAGATGAAGAGATAATACCTTTTTCCTTTTTAAACATAGGTAAAGAATTTGATGTAGAACAAGTACCTTGCTATTTAACTTATACAACCAATGAAACCCATGAGATAATAAGAAGAAATCTAGGTAGATCTCCAATGTACTCAGGAGTAATAGAAGGTATAGGACCAAGATATTGTCCTTCAATAGAAGACAAAGTAGTTAGATTTAGTGACAAAGACAAACATCAAATATTCATTGAACCAGAAGGACTTGATACCAAAGAAATGTATGTCCAAGGTATGAGTAGTACCCTACCAGAAGAAGTACAAATAGAAATGTATAGAACAGTCATAGGCCTTGAAAATGTCAAGTTTATGAGAAGTGCCTATGGTATAGAATACGATTGTATCGATCCAACAATACTTAAGAGAACATTAGAATACAAGGAAATAAACAATTTGTTCTTTGCAGGTCAAATATGTGGTTCTTCAGGATATGAAGAAGCAGCTGCCCAAGGTTTAATAGCAGGAATCAATGCAGTACAAAACTTAAAAGGCGAAGAGCCCTTTATACTAGACAGATCAGAGGCCTATATAGGAGTACTTATAGATGACCTAGTAACCAAGGGAACCAACGAACCCTATAGGATGATGACTTCTAGAGCAGAATACAGGCTTACACTTAGACAAGACAATGCAGACCTTAGACTAACTGAAAAAGGATACAAACTAGGTCTTGCAAGTGAACAAAGATACAATAATGTACTCTACAAGAGAGAAGCACTAGAAAATGAATTGAATAGGCTAAGAAAGACTAATATAACCCCAACTAAGGAAAACAACAATTACCTAAAACAATGGGGCAGTGCAGAACTAAAAACCCCAAATAGTCTATATGACTTAATAAAAAGACCTGAACTAGGATATGAACTATTAGCCGAACTAGACCCTGAAAGACCAGAATTACCTAGAGAAATAAGACTACTTGTAGAGACAGAAATAAAATACGAAGGCTATATTAAAAAACAGATGGCACAAATAGAACATTTCAAGAAACTTGAAGAAAAGAAACTACCTGATGAAATAGATTATAAAGATGTAAAAGGATTGAGTAACGAAGCGATGCAAAAGCTAAACGACATAAGACCAGATTCTGTAGGTCAGGCTTCTAGAATATCTGGAGTATCTCCAGCAGATATAAATGTATTACTTATTTATTTAGAACAAAGAAGAAGAGCTAGGAGTGGAAAAAATGATTAA